In the Shewanella sp. OMA3-2 genome, one interval contains:
- a CDS encoding cell division protein ZapC translates to MLLMPNKDWHWEFSTRYQQLSVSLGSEMEFLTPYKTKQLIPDALGMMEFSVEHAKFYIRLLEILPKVLHISDAGIVQTALNATAAHFLLQPQMPKSWFFQASDECVYCDIGKIFQLNCNGVNVLVLVVEDGLQAATVMLLSNHCVLSDVKSLNQFDIIKVIHNRLHPLRKIKQVVAA, encoded by the coding sequence ATGTTATTAATGCCAAATAAGGACTGGCATTGGGAATTTAGCACAAGATATCAGCAACTAAGCGTATCTTTAGGTTCCGAGATGGAGTTCTTAACCCCATATAAAACAAAACAACTTATTCCTGATGCGTTAGGAATGATGGAATTTAGCGTAGAACATGCTAAGTTCTATATTCGCTTGCTTGAAATTTTACCTAAAGTGTTGCATATCTCTGATGCTGGCATAGTACAAACAGCACTTAATGCAACCGCCGCTCATTTTTTATTACAACCTCAAATGCCTAAATCTTGGTTTTTTCAAGCCAGTGATGAATGTGTCTATTGCGATATAGGTAAGATATTTCAACTTAATTGTAATGGCGTTAACGTATTAGTATTAGTTGTTGAAGATGGCTTGCAAGCCGCTACAGTAATGTTATTGTCTAATCACTGTGTTTTGTCAGATGTTAAGTCGCTGAATCAGTTTGATATCATTAAAGTTATTCATAATCGTTTACATCCTTTACGTAAAATCAAACAGGTTGTTGCGGCCTAA
- the prpB gene encoding methylisocitrate lyase, whose translation MSAGKKFRQALVANKPLQIVGTINAYSAMMAKQIGHQAIYLSGGGVANASYGLPDLGMTSLNDVLVDVQRITSACDLPLLVDIDTGWGGAFNIAKTIRDMEKAGAAAVHMEDQVAQKRCGHRPNKEIVPVDEMVDRIKAAVDARTDPDFFIMARTDSFAQEGLEAAIERAKAYVAAGADGIFAEAIKTEEHYRAFAEALDVPILANITEFGQTELWNKQQLGEWGAAMVLYPLSAFRAMNKAAENVYNAILTDGDQKAVVDTMQTRMDLYDYLGYHDYEQKLDSLFAEGKNK comes from the coding sequence ATGAGCGCAGGTAAAAAATTTCGTCAGGCATTGGTAGCGAATAAACCATTGCAAATCGTGGGTACAATTAATGCCTATTCTGCAATGATGGCTAAACAAATTGGTCATCAGGCCATTTACTTATCTGGTGGGGGGGTTGCCAACGCTTCTTATGGCTTACCTGACTTAGGCATGACATCATTAAATGATGTATTAGTAGATGTGCAACGTATTACCTCAGCGTGTGATTTACCTTTGTTGGTAGACATTGATACAGGTTGGGGCGGCGCATTTAATATCGCTAAAACTATCCGTGACATGGAAAAAGCCGGTGCAGCGGCTGTGCACATGGAAGATCAGGTGGCACAGAAACGTTGTGGTCATCGTCCAAATAAAGAAATTGTTCCAGTAGACGAAATGGTTGATCGCATTAAAGCAGCGGTTGATGCGCGTACTGACCCTGATTTTTTCATCATGGCGCGTACTGACTCGTTTGCGCAAGAAGGGTTAGAGGCCGCTATCGAGCGTGCTAAAGCTTACGTGGCAGCCGGTGCAGACGGTATTTTTGCCGAAGCAATTAAAACAGAAGAACATTATCGCGCCTTTGCTGAAGCATTAGATGTGCCTATTTTGGCTAACATTACTGAGTTTGGCCAAACTGAATTATGGAATAAGCAACAATTAGGCGAGTGGGGCGCAGCAATGGTGTTATACCCATTGAGTGCATTCCGTGCGATGAATAAAGCGGCTGAAAATGTTTACAATGCAATTTTAACCGATGGCGACCAAAAAGCGGTTGTTGATACTATGCAAACGCGCATGGATCTATATGACTATTTAGGTTACCACGATTATGAACAGAAATTAGATAGCCTGTTTGCTGAAGGTAAAAACAAATAA
- the acnD gene encoding Fe/S-dependent 2-methylisocitrate dehydratase AcnD, producing MNTDYRKPLPGTTLDYFDTQEAVDAIEAGAYAKLPYCSRVFAENLVRRCSPEMLTDSLKQLIERKSDLDFPWYPARVVCHDILGQTALVDLAGLRDAIAEKGGDPSKVNPVVPTQLIVDHSLAVEHAGFDKDAFEKNRSIEDRRNEDRFHFINWTKTAFKNVDVIQPGNGIMHQINLERMSPVVHAQNGVAFPDTLVGTDSHTPHVDALGVIAIGVGGLEAESVMLGRASYMRLPEIVGVEVTGKPQPGITATDIVLALTEYLRAQKVVSSYLEFYGEGTTHLTLGDRATITNMTPEYGATAAMFYIDKQTIDYLTLTGREDAQVKLVETYAKQAGLWADTLTHAVYERVLHFDLSSVGRNIAGPSNPHSRVPTSELAARGISGVVENEPGKMPDGAVIIAAITSCTNTSNPRNMIAAGLLARNANARGLLRKPWVKSSLAPGSKAVQLYLEEAGLLPELENLGFGIVGFACTTCNGMSGALDPVIQQEVIDRDLYATAVLSGNRNFDGRIHPYAKQAFLASPPLVIAYAIAGTIRFDIEKDILGIDNQGQAVTLKDIWPTDEEIDAVVKASVKPEQFRKVYEPMFDIKVEYGSHVNPQYDWRPQSTYIRRPPYWDGALAGERTMKGMRALAVLGDNITTDHLSPSNAIMLDSAAGAYLHKMGLPEADFNSYATHRGDHLTAQRATFANPKLFNEMVQENGKVKQGSLARLEPEGQVIRMWEAIETYMERKQPLIIIAGADYGQGSSRDWAAKGVRLAGVEVIVAEGFERIHRTNLVGMGVLPLEFTSGHNRHTYQIDGTETYDVVGDRKPGAMLDVIMTRKNGEQVTIAVKCRVDTAEELSIYEAGGVLQRFAQDFLESSSAQSL from the coding sequence ATGAATACTGATTATCGTAAACCTTTACCCGGCACAACTTTAGACTACTTTGATACCCAAGAAGCGGTTGATGCTATTGAAGCAGGTGCTTATGCAAAGCTGCCTTATTGTTCTCGTGTTTTTGCCGAAAACTTAGTTCGTCGCTGTTCACCAGAAATGCTCACCGATTCGTTAAAGCAGTTGATTGAGCGCAAAAGTGACCTAGACTTCCCTTGGTACCCAGCCCGTGTAGTTTGTCATGATATTTTAGGCCAAACCGCATTAGTCGACTTAGCGGGCCTGCGTGATGCGATTGCTGAAAAAGGTGGCGACCCTTCAAAAGTTAACCCAGTAGTGCCAACGCAATTGATTGTTGATCACTCACTTGCGGTAGAACATGCTGGTTTTGATAAAGATGCGTTTGAGAAAAACCGCTCGATTGAAGACCGCCGTAATGAAGACAGGTTTCACTTTATCAACTGGACTAAAACGGCATTTAAAAATGTTGATGTTATCCAACCGGGTAACGGTATTATGCATCAAATTAACTTAGAGCGTATGTCGCCAGTGGTGCATGCGCAGAATGGTGTGGCGTTTCCTGACACCTTAGTCGGCACCGACAGTCATACGCCCCATGTTGATGCATTAGGCGTTATTGCCATTGGTGTGGGCGGCTTAGAAGCTGAAAGCGTGATGTTAGGTCGTGCATCTTATATGCGTTTACCTGAAATTGTGGGTGTTGAAGTAACGGGTAAACCGCAACCTGGCATTACCGCGACCGATATTGTATTGGCGTTAACGGAATACCTACGTGCGCAAAAAGTGGTGTCATCGTATCTTGAGTTTTATGGTGAAGGTACTACCCATTTAACCCTTGGCGATCGCGCCACGATTACAAACATGACGCCAGAATACGGCGCTACCGCAGCGATGTTCTACATCGATAAGCAAACCATTGATTATCTGACATTAACCGGTAGAGAAGACGCGCAAGTAAAATTAGTTGAAACCTATGCCAAGCAAGCGGGTTTATGGGCTGACACACTTACTCATGCTGTGTATGAACGAGTGCTGCACTTTGACTTATCTTCAGTGGGCCGTAACATTGCAGGGCCATCAAACCCGCATAGTCGCGTGCCAACCTCTGAGCTAGCAGCTCGCGGCATTAGTGGCGTGGTTGAAAACGAACCCGGCAAAATGCCCGATGGTGCTGTGATTATCGCCGCGATTACCAGTTGTACTAACACCAGTAATCCACGCAATATGATAGCGGCTGGCTTATTAGCGCGTAATGCTAATGCCCGTGGTTTATTACGCAAGCCTTGGGTGAAGTCATCACTGGCACCTGGCTCGAAAGCGGTGCAGTTGTATCTAGAAGAAGCGGGTTTATTACCAGAACTTGAAAACTTAGGCTTTGGTATTGTTGGGTTTGCCTGTACTACGTGTAACGGCATGAGCGGTGCACTTGATCCGGTTATTCAACAAGAAGTGATTGATCGCGACTTATACGCCACAGCAGTATTATCCGGCAACCGTAATTTTGATGGCCGTATTCATCCTTATGCTAAACAAGCATTTTTAGCATCACCACCTTTGGTTATCGCTTACGCCATTGCCGGTACGATTCGTTTTGATATTGAAAAAGACATCTTAGGTATCGATAACCAAGGTCAAGCTGTCACATTAAAAGACATTTGGCCAACCGATGAAGAAATCGATGCAGTTGTTAAAGCAAGCGTTAAGCCTGAGCAATTCCGCAAAGTCTACGAGCCGATGTTTGATATAAAAGTCGAATATGGTAGTCACGTAAATCCACAATATGACTGGCGTCCGCAAAGTACTTATATCCGTCGTCCGCCTTATTGGGATGGTGCCTTAGCAGGAGAGCGTACCATGAAAGGTATGCGTGCTTTAGCGGTATTAGGTGACAACATCACCACCGATCATTTATCACCATCAAACGCGATTATGTTAGACAGTGCCGCGGGGGCTTATTTACACAAAATGGGCTTGCCAGAAGCTGATTTTAACTCTTATGCCACTCACCGAGGTGATCACTTAACAGCCCAACGTGCTACGTTTGCTAACCCTAAACTATTTAACGAAATGGTGCAGGAAAACGGCAAGGTTAAGCAAGGATCGCTCGCGCGCCTTGAGCCAGAAGGCCAAGTGATTCGCATGTGGGAAGCGATTGAAACCTATATGGAACGTAAGCAGCCACTGATTATTATAGCTGGTGCTGATTATGGTCAAGGCTCGTCACGTGACTGGGCGGCAAAAGGCGTACGTCTAGCTGGCGTTGAAGTGATTGTTGCTGAAGGTTTTGAGCGCATTCACCGTACTAACTTAGTCGGTATGGGGGTGTTACCGCTTGAATTTACTTCAGGTCATAACCGCCATACTTATCAGATAGATGGAACTGAAACCTATGATGTGGTTGGTGATCGTAAACCGGGTGCTATGCTTGATGTCATCATGACCCGTAAAAACGGTGAGCAAGTGACTATCGCGGTAAAATGTCGCGTCGACACGGCTGAAGAGTTGTCAATTTATGAAGCCGGTGGCGTATTACAACGCTTTGCACAGGACTTTCTAGAGTCAAGTTCTGCGCAGTCATTGTAG
- the prpC gene encoding bifunctional 2-methylcitrate synthase/citrate synthase, with protein sequence MVDKKLSGAGLRGQSAGETKLCTVGKSGSGLTYCGYDVADLADNATFEEVAYLLFNGELPTQAQLSAYKIELTAQRDLPDALKAVLKLIPADAHPMDVMRTGCSFLGNLEPEVDFTQQHKASNRLLAAFPAIMCYWYRYSHEGVEIDCTTDEDSLGGHFLKLLNGTTPSAQHRKVMDVSLILYAEHEFNASTFTARVCASTLSDMYSCVTGAIGSLRGPLHGGANEAAMDMIQKFSSPADAKVQMAGMLERKEKIMGFGHAIYRDSDPRNVIIKAWSEKLAHENGDTSLYDISVACEEFMWDSKKLFCNADFFHASAYHFMGIPTKLFTPIFVCSRLTGWAAHVMEQRSNNRIIRPSADYVGSEPRKVVPISQR encoded by the coding sequence ATGGTAGACAAGAAATTATCAGGCGCAGGATTACGCGGTCAAAGTGCTGGTGAAACAAAATTATGTACAGTTGGTAAATCAGGTTCAGGGCTGACTTATTGTGGTTATGATGTCGCGGATTTAGCCGACAACGCCACCTTTGAAGAAGTCGCTTATTTATTGTTTAACGGTGAATTACCTACTCAAGCACAATTAAGTGCGTATAAAATAGAATTAACAGCGCAGCGTGATTTACCTGATGCTTTGAAAGCGGTATTAAAGCTTATTCCTGCTGATGCCCATCCGATGGATGTGATGCGAACGGGTTGCTCATTTTTAGGTAACCTTGAACCTGAAGTTGATTTTACTCAGCAACACAAAGCGTCGAACCGCTTGCTTGCTGCGTTCCCGGCGATTATGTGCTACTGGTATCGCTACAGCCATGAAGGTGTAGAAATTGACTGTACTACCGATGAAGACTCACTTGGCGGTCACTTCCTTAAATTATTAAACGGCACAACACCGTCTGCTCAACACCGTAAAGTAATGGACGTATCATTAATTCTTTATGCAGAGCATGAATTTAACGCCTCAACCTTTACCGCGCGCGTTTGTGCCTCAACCTTGTCGGATATGTATTCGTGTGTCACTGGTGCAATAGGTTCTTTACGTGGCCCACTTCACGGCGGTGCTAACGAAGCTGCTATGGACATGATCCAAAAGTTCAGCTCGCCTGCTGATGCTAAAGTGCAAATGGCCGGAATGCTTGAACGTAAAGAAAAAATTATGGGCTTTGGTCATGCTATTTACCGTGATTCAGATCCTCGTAATGTCATTATTAAAGCTTGGTCAGAAAAGTTAGCCCATGAAAATGGTGATACGTCTTTATATGACATTTCTGTCGCCTGTGAAGAGTTTATGTGGGACAGCAAAAAGTTATTCTGTAATGCAGATTTCTTCCATGCCTCTGCTTATCATTTTATGGGCATTCCAACTAAGTTATTTACGCCAATTTTTGTGTGTTCACGTTTAACTGGCTGGGCTGCACATGTGATGGAGCAACGTTCTAACAACCGTATTATTCGTCCAAGTGCTGATTATGTTGGCAGCGAGCCACGTAAAGTGGTGCCTATCAGCCAACGTTAA
- the pyrD gene encoding quinone-dependent dihydroorotate dehydrogenase, with the protein MFYKLAQKVMFQIDPEVAHNVAIGSLKITGNTPLNCFYRQNISKTPVECMGITFPNPVGLAAGLDKDGESIDAFHAMGFGHVEVGTVTPRPQSGNDKPRLFRLKPSEGIINRMGFNNKGVDNLVRNLMAKKSDVLVGVNIGKNKDTPVEQGKDDYLICMDKVYQHSAYIAVNISSPNTPGLRTLQYGELLDDLLSAIKAKQTELAQKYGKYVPVALKIAPDLTDDEIQSIADSLIKNKFDGVIATNTTLGRDAVAGLEHAQEMGGLSGKPLTDLSTKVIKTLAGCLQGQIPIIGVGGINSAQDANDKFTAGATLVQIYSGFIYQGPQLVSEIAKAYRTK; encoded by the coding sequence ATGTTTTATAAACTCGCACAGAAAGTAATGTTTCAGATAGATCCTGAAGTGGCTCACAATGTGGCCATAGGAAGTTTGAAAATAACCGGTAACACACCGCTTAATTGCTTTTATCGTCAAAATATCTCAAAAACGCCCGTTGAATGTATGGGGATTACTTTTCCAAATCCTGTGGGATTAGCGGCTGGATTAGATAAAGACGGCGAGTCGATTGATGCGTTTCATGCCATGGGTTTTGGTCATGTAGAAGTAGGTACAGTAACGCCTCGTCCACAATCGGGTAATGATAAACCACGTTTGTTTCGCCTTAAACCGTCAGAGGGGATCATTAACCGGATGGGATTCAACAATAAAGGTGTTGATAATCTTGTACGAAACTTGATGGCGAAAAAATCTGATGTTTTAGTCGGTGTAAATATCGGTAAAAATAAAGACACTCCGGTAGAGCAGGGTAAAGATGATTATCTTATTTGTATGGATAAAGTGTACCAGCATAGTGCTTATATTGCGGTAAACATTTCATCCCCTAATACGCCTGGTTTACGTACACTGCAATATGGTGAACTGTTAGATGATTTATTAAGTGCGATTAAAGCTAAACAAACAGAATTAGCACAAAAATACGGTAAATATGTGCCAGTTGCATTGAAAATAGCGCCAGATTTAACCGATGATGAAATTCAATCTATTGCTGATTCACTGATTAAAAATAAATTTGATGGTGTTATTGCCACTAATACCACCTTAGGGCGAGATGCGGTAGCTGGTCTTGAGCACGCACAAGAAATGGGAGGATTGAGTGGTAAGCCATTAACCGATCTTTCTACTAAAGTGATCAAGACACTTGCGGGATGTTTGCAAGGCCAGATCCCGATCATTGGTGTCGGCGGGATTAATTCAGCACAGGATGCAAACGATAAATTCACTGCGGGCGCTACTTTAGTTCAGATATACAGTGGTTTTATCTATCAAGGACCTCAGCTAGTATCTGAAATAGCTAAGGCTTATCGTACAAAATAG
- a CDS encoding GntR family transcriptional regulator gives MMFANEKPVTAADKTFILLRDDIVEGRIVAGSKLSETELSTKYAVSRAVIREAINRLEACHIVERKANVGARVVALSPEGLKELYQVRESLEGMAARLAAINMTHDEIEDLMGLLQTHFDEVKDGQSYYQEAGDVDFHYRIILGSKNKHLISMLFDGIYHLVRMYRVQLGMAGPRVTTAYDEHKHIVKAIANRDAELAEILMRRHIMYSKNNIEAKLN, from the coding sequence ATGATGTTTGCCAATGAAAAGCCAGTCACAGCGGCAGATAAAACCTTTATTTTGCTTCGGGATGACATAGTTGAAGGCCGAATTGTGGCGGGTTCAAAACTCAGTGAAACAGAATTGTCGACAAAGTATGCAGTGAGTCGTGCAGTTATTCGCGAGGCCATTAACCGGCTTGAGGCTTGTCACATTGTTGAGCGTAAAGCTAATGTCGGCGCTCGGGTTGTTGCCCTTAGCCCTGAAGGCTTAAAAGAGCTTTATCAAGTACGTGAGTCACTGGAAGGTATGGCGGCTAGATTAGCGGCTATAAATATGACCCATGATGAAATAGAAGACTTAATGGGGCTATTACAAACTCACTTTGATGAAGTGAAAGACGGTCAATCCTATTATCAAGAAGCGGGTGATGTTGATTTTCATTACCGAATAATTTTAGGCAGTAAAAATAAGCATCTCATTAGTATGTTATTTGACGGTATTTATCACCTAGTTCGCATGTACCGAGTGCAATTAGGTATGGCTGGCCCAAGAGTGACAACCGCATATGATGAGCATAAACATATTGTGAAGGCCATAGCTAATCGTGACGCAGAACTCGCTGAAATCTTGATGCGTCGACACATTATGTATTCCAAAAATAATATTGAAGCCAAGTTGAACTAA
- a CDS encoding SDR family oxidoreductase: MYRTNILITGASSGLGLGMAKKFAENNHNLALCARRIDLLTLLKEQLLAINPNITVYIYPLDVNDHQAVFTVFKQCQHDMGTIDRIIVNAGMGKGASIGTGFFKANLETAQTNFIAAIAQCEAAMEIFRQQNNGHLVTISSISAVRGFRRAMTVYAATKAGLTSLSEGIRIDVMHTPIKITCVHPGFIRTEINEKVKTVPFRVDLETGCKAIVKAINKEHANVYVPSYPWALLHWILRIAPLSFIRKMS; the protein is encoded by the coding sequence ATGTACAGAACCAATATCCTTATCACAGGAGCAAGCTCTGGCCTCGGCCTTGGAATGGCGAAAAAATTTGCCGAAAATAACCACAACCTTGCACTATGTGCTCGCAGAATCGACTTATTAACTTTGTTAAAAGAACAATTATTAGCAATTAACCCAAATATCACTGTGTATATTTATCCGCTGGATGTAAATGATCATCAGGCCGTTTTTACTGTGTTCAAGCAATGCCAACACGATATGGGTACAATTGACAGGATTATAGTAAACGCAGGAATGGGTAAAGGAGCTTCGATTGGAACCGGTTTTTTCAAAGCCAACCTAGAAACCGCACAAACTAATTTTATTGCAGCTATTGCTCAATGCGAAGCCGCTATGGAGATATTTAGACAACAGAATAATGGTCATTTAGTGACAATATCGTCAATCAGCGCAGTCAGAGGGTTTAGACGAGCCATGACAGTATATGCGGCGACTAAGGCTGGATTAACCTCTTTATCAGAAGGTATAAGAATCGATGTGATGCACACACCGATAAAGATCACCTGTGTTCACCCTGGTTTTATTCGAACAGAAATCAACGAAAAAGTAAAAACAGTGCCCTTCAGAGTCGATTTAGAAACAGGCTGCAAAGCGATAGTTAAAGCAATCAATAAAGAGCACGCTAATGTTTATGTCCCTTCTTATCCTTGGGCACTATTACATTGGATATTGCGTATCGCGCCACTAAGCTTTATTAGAAAAATGAGTTAA